A window from Citrus sinensis cultivar Valencia sweet orange chromosome 5, DVS_A1.0, whole genome shotgun sequence encodes these proteins:
- the LOC107176323 gene encoding uncharacterized protein At5g48480-like, producing MADVEEVQNGAAPAKTAVPASTANFTGMKPQLLVEAPKATDVVQFYKTAFGALEIGCSMETKRKAEQNVGTGCTLCLETEDIHAALANAVSAGAVAKGELAEGHSARNGGRVGKVNDPYGFTWLICSPVKKCAEVEA from the exons ATGGCTGATGTCGAGGAGGTTCAGAACGGAGCTGCACCGGCGAAGACGGCTGTTCCTGCTTCCACGGCCAACTTCACGGGGATGAAGCCGCAGTTGCTTGTGGAAGCACCGAAGGCTACTGACGTTGTTCAGTTCTACAAGACCGCGTTTGGTGCCTTGGAGATTGGCTGTAGCATGGAAACCAAACGCAAGGCTGAACAG AATGTGGGAACCGGATGCACGCTCTGCTTGGAGACTGAGGACATTCATGCGGCCCTCGCCAATGCTGTGAGTGCTGGAGCTGTTGCTAAGGGTGAGCTCGCTGAAGGCCACAGCGCGCGTAATGGTGGGCGCGTGGGAAAGGTCAACGATCCTTATGGTTTCACATGGCTCATTTGCTCTCCGGTCAAGAAATGCGCTGAGGTGGAAGCTTGA